The stretch of DNA gtaCATTCAAAGGGCTTCTCGTGAGTTCCCTGATGTAGTTTGAGGCGTGACTTGTAGtagaaagctttcccacactcTCTGCATGCATAGGGCTTGACATCTGTATGAATTTTCTGATGAAGACTGAGGTGTGACTTGCAGGAGAAAGCTTTTCCACAGTCTGTACATCCATAGGGCTTCTCACCGGTATGAGTTCTTTGATGTACAGTGAGTTGCTGTTTCGAAGAGAAAGATTTCTTGCATTCTTTACATTCATAGGGCTTTTCTTTTGTATGAGTTCTCCGATGCACAGTGAGTTCTGAATTGCAatagaaagctttcccacattcttcACATTCAAAAGGTTTttcacctgtatgagttctcATATGTCTAGTGAGGCGTGGTTTCTGGGAGTAACCTTTCTTGCATTCTGTACATTTatagggcttctcacctgtatgagttcttTGATGTACAGTGAGTCTTTGCTTGCAAGAGAAAGCTTTTGTGCATTCTTTACATTCAAaaggcttctcacctgtatgagtttTTTGATGTATATTGAGTTGTGGCCTGCAAGAAAAAGCTTTCCTGCATTGTTTACATTCAAACGGTTTCTCGCCTGTATGACTTCTCTGATGTACAGTGAGTTGGGATATGAAACAGAAAGCTTTCTTGCATATAGTACACTCAAAGGGCTTCTTCCTTGTATGAATTCGTCGATGTACAGTCAGTTGTTTCTTGAAAGAGTAAGCTTTTCCACATTCCTTACATTCAAAGGGTTTCTCATCAGTATGACTTCTCTGATGTAGAGTGAGTTCAGACTTAAAGTAGAAAGCTTTCCTACATACTGTACATTCATAAGGCTTTTCACCTGTATGAGAAAGAAATGACAACTTTCAGttaaattcaataaaatatataaccgATAAtgtcaaaaaagggctggagtgatggcttagcagttaaacacttgcctgtgaagcctacggaccccagttcaaggcttgtttccccaggacccacattagccagacacacaaggggcacatgcatctggagttcctctgcagtggctagaggccctggcacgcccattctctctctgtctgcctctttctctaactgttgctctcaaataaataaaaatgaacagaaaaaaattttaaatgtcaaaaaagagttggggctggtgagatggcttagcagttaaggtacgtgcctgtgaagcctaaggactcatgttcaaatctccaggtgtCACGTCGCCACATGCACAGTGCTGCAAGTGCGCAATTtccatgtgcacacaagggggtgcatgcgtctgtggtgtgttcacagcggctgaaggccctgacatgccaattctctctctgcctctttctctccctctcaaaagaaaaataagtgccaggtgtggtggcgcacacctttaatcccagcactcaggagacagaggtaggaggattgctgtgagtttgaggccaccctgagactccatagtgaattccaggtcagcttggactagagtgagacccaaccttgaaaaaccaaaaaaataaaaaataaaataaaataaataaagaattgggTATGGTGACATATCTGTAGTCACAGCATATGGGGGTGGAAGAAAGATTAGGAATTTAGTACCAGCCTTAGCTATATAGCAAGATGAagacccttgtctcaaaaagattaaaagaaaaatgtctaaGAAGTTCTATATATGGACTGAATTATTGGTAAATTTAAGAAAACatggaaaagaagagatgggTTCATATGGCTAACCTTCACAGAGTGTTAACTTTAAGTGTCTGATCCATCAGAATAGCTGTTATCAGGACTGGGTTTGGACAAAAGTTGGTGAAAACAGTTCAACAATGACCAATATTTGATACAGTCTCATCTTTTTGACTTCTCTTGCTCAGTATAAATTTTCTGACCTGGGATGCTCCATACGGAAGCTTCTGTTGCACTCCATGGCCCAAATCCATGCTCCAACTTGAAGATTAACTCAGGTTTTTTTATGCAGTGCCCTATAGGTGGGAAACAATA from Jaculus jaculus isolate mJacJac1 chromosome 21, mJacJac1.mat.Y.cur, whole genome shotgun sequence encodes:
- the LOC123456358 gene encoding zinc finger protein 25-like; this translates as MSCKLEMGSVLFEDVAVEFTWQEWKHLDAAQRTLYKDVMLENYDSLVFLGHCIKKPELIFKLEHGFGPWSATEASVWSIPGEKPYECTVCRKAFYFKSELTLHQRSHTDEKPFECKECGKAYSFKKQLTVHRRIHTRKKPFECTICKKAFCFISQLTVHQRSHTGEKPFECKQCRKAFSCRPQLNIHQKTHTGEKPFECKECTKAFSCKQRLTVHQRTHTGEKPYKCTECKKGYSQKPRLTRHMRTHTGEKPFECEECGKAFYCNSELTVHRRTHTKEKPYECKECKKSFSSKQQLTVHQRTHTGEKPYGCTDCGKAFSCKSHLSLHQKIHTDVKPYACRECGKAFYYKSRLKLHQGTHEKPFECTECGKAFYNKSKLTQHQRIHTGEKSFQCTGCGKAFYNKSKLTQHQKTHT